One Nicotiana sylvestris chromosome 12, ASM39365v2, whole genome shotgun sequence genomic window carries:
- the LOC104210662 gene encoding non-specific lipid-transfer protein 2-like, protein MEMVGKIACFVVLCMVVVAPHAEALSCGQVQSGLAPCLPYLQGRGPLGSCCGGVKGLLGAAKSPADRKTACTCLKSAANAIKGIDIGKAAGLPGACGVNIPYKISPSTDCSN, encoded by the exons atggAAATGGTAGGTAAGATTGCATGCTTTGTGGTTTTGTGCATGGTGGTGGTTGCACCCCATGCAGAGGCACTGAGCTGCGGCCAAGTTCAGTCCGGCTTGGCTCCTTGTCTCCCTTATTTGCAGGGCCGCGGCCCTTTGGGGAGCTGTTGTGGTGGTGTTAAAGGTCTGTTGGGTGCAGCCAAGTCCCCAGCTGACCGCAAGACTGCATGCACTTGCCTGAAATCGGCTGCTAATGCTATTAAGGGCATTGATATTGGCAAAGCCGCTGGACTCCCCGGTGCTTGCGGCGTCAACATCCCCTACAAGATCAGCCCCTCCACTGACTGCTCTAA CTGA
- the LOC104210660 gene encoding non-specific lipid-transfer protein 2, protein MEMVGKIACFVVLCMVVVAPHAEALSCGQVQSGLAPCLPYLQGRGPLGSCCGGVKGLLGAAKSPSDRKTACTCLKSAANAIKGIDMGKAAGLPGACGVNIPYKISPSTDCSKYGYHLLHSKFLHY, encoded by the coding sequence ATGGAAATGGTAGGTAAGATTGCATGCTTTGTGGTTTTGTGCATGGTGGTGGTTGCACCCCATGCAGAGGCACTGAGCTGCGGCCAAGTTCAGTCCGGCTTGGCTCCTTGTCTCCCTTATTTGCAGGGCCGCGGCCCTTTGGGGAGCTGTTGTGGTGGTGTTAAAGGTCTGTTGGGTGCAGCCAAGTCCCCATCTGACCGGAAGACTGCATGCACTTGCCTGAAATCGGCTGCTAATGCTATTAAGGGTATTGATATGGGCAAAGCCGCTGGTCTCCCTGGTGCTTGTGGTGTCAACATTCCTTACAAGATCAGCCCCTCCACAGACTGCTCTAAGTATGGTTATCATCTTCTTCACTCTAAGTTCTTGCACTATTAA